ATCTATGAGCTGGTATCCTGCCCCTATCCTTGGTCTCCTTAAAATCTGGAATTACAAGAAAAGAGTATAAACCACTGCTTGATGAATAGATATAGTGTATTGAGAATTTAAACCATTAATGAAGATTGAAATTAAGAAGAGATCTCTACAGTGGGAACAGTTTGCTCTTCAGACAAGCAAAGTCCTCTAGTTTCAGGTAAGTGGTGATGACCCTACACTCAAAAAGCAATGCAAAAATCAGGACAACAGAAGGGTATGAtgtaaagaagagaaaatgaaaggaaaatttcATGAATGAATGTTCAAAACGTAAACATTTACATTCTTCTCTCCCTCCATGGCTTCGTTCAGCGCCTGTCTCTCAACCAAAAGCATAGGAATTTGCTGCTCTATCTTCATATGTAAACCTTCATAAAATTCTTGTATCTCAACATAGAGAGGTTGGCATTCATGAGTATCCATGATAGCTGAGTCAAGACACTCCAGACACAGCTTTCGGCCATCATCAAGCAACAGATATTTGGCATCCACAGACTGCACTGATTGGAAAATCTCATATCAGATAtgaaaaggcaaaagaaagacaGAGAAAGGAATGAGAAATGGGATACACGAACAAATGATCACATGTTTTGAAAGCTGTTATAACCGACCTCCATTCTTTGACAGCTACAACAACGAGGAGTTCCATCACGCTCATGCGATGGGCAATATTTTTGTAGCCAGAAAGGATGTGCTCTATACTCAATGAGGCCACCTGCGTTTGGTGGGATCTGCAATGAACAGTGTGTAAAACGACTTTAACTTTGAAAACAGCTCAATATCCATAGTCTTCCAACAAAGCACATGATATAGTAAAATTTGTAAGCcaatcaaaatttattgaaaccATTAATCAAATACCGGCATAATGAAGTGACTAAACATCTGTAAGAAAAAACTCACTGCCATTACTTACAAAGTTTTTGCAAACATCACATTTCGGATGATGTAACTCCTTATAGCAGGATTTATGATAACGGCCATTTCCAGACATTGAAAACTGTAAATGGATACGGATGTAAACATTATTTACAatcatattaacaaaaaaaaaaattccaatcaACCCAAGAATCTAACCTCATAATCAGTGATTGGAAGTTTGCAAGCATGACAACAAAAACATTCGGGATGCCAAAAACCTCCCATGCAACTCAAAAATCTTCCACTGCCAATCTCGGCATTGCAACCAGCACAAGTCCTGCAAGCACATTTTGCAAAAACCAGGTTTATCCTGTGTTTCTATAAATGAAAGTGAAGATAAAAAGTCACCAATCTTTTGGtctacattttttataataactaatgaGTACAATTCAGAAATTCTTCTTAATGAAGTTTGGAAACACTATCTGTTTGGACCGACTTTTTTTACTGCATGTGTTCCATTAAAGCAATTTTACTAATGAGGACAATAATTTGTCCCCCTCTGTTTACCACAATCAGTGAAGTTTGGCAATTTCCATATGTGGTATTTGAAATTGGGCTCTGACTACagataaaagatataattttttccACAGGTACCTGTATACAGGTGGGAATAAGTTTGCAAAAGGTTGAAATAAAGAATCAGTGTCAGATCGAGGAGGAGAACTAATgctcaaactttcttgaattgccCTGGCCAGTTGTTCATCTTCCTCAAGTTGAAATTCATCAAGATTTTTGTCTTCATCCTGTTGAATTTGAGCACGATGGTCATCTTCATCTTGCTGAACTTCTCCAGCACGTTTGTCTTCCTCATCATCAAGTGGACACAGTTCATCATCTTCATATTC
This genomic stretch from Vigna radiata var. radiata cultivar VC1973A chromosome 7, Vradiata_ver6, whole genome shotgun sequence harbors:
- the LOC106769422 gene encoding protein DA1-related 1 produces the protein MGWFTKLLKGSNRKHSGGRYHGKYEDDRYSDNHDNSADDLTEIEKEEIDRAIALSLSEADPKGKKVMEDDSEYEDDELCPLDDEEDKRAGEVQQDEDDHRAQIQQDEDKNLDEFQLEEDEQLARAIQESLSISSPPRSDTDSLFQPFANLFPPVYRTCAGCNAEIGSGRFLSCMGGFWHPECFCCHACKLPITDYEFSMSGNGRYHKSCYKELHHPKCDVCKNFIPPNAGGLIEYRAHPFWLQKYCPSHERDGTPRCCSCQRMESVDAKYLLLDDGRKLCLECLDSAIMDTHECQPLYVEIQEFYEGLHMKIEQQIPMLLVERQALNEAMEGEKNGHHHLPETRGLCLSEEQTVPTILRRPRIGAGYQLIDMITEPFRLIRRCEVTAILVLYGLPRLLTGSILAHEMMHAWLRLKGYGNLRPEVEEGICQVLAHMWLDSEIYSSSGNEGALPSSSSSSSSSSSSSPSSSSSSKKGKRSEFEKKLGEYFKHQIESDSSSAYGDGFREGNQAVLKYGLKRTLDHIRMTGSFPY